One Xyrauchen texanus isolate HMW12.3.18 chromosome 2, RBS_HiC_50CHRs, whole genome shotgun sequence genomic window carries:
- the LOC127617576 gene encoding histone H2A-like: MSGRGKTGGKARAKAKTRSSRAGLQFPVGRVHRLLRKGNYAQRVGAGAPVYLAAVLEYLTAEILELAGNAARDNKKTRIIPRHLQLAVRNDEELNKLLGGVTIAQGGVLPNIQAVLLPKKTEKPAKK, encoded by the coding sequence ATGAGCGGCAGAGGTAAAACCGGCGGTAAAGCGCGAGCAAAGGCTAAAACTCGTTCCTCCAGGGCAGGACTGCAGTTCCCCGTCGGTCGTGTTCACAGGCTGCTCCGCAAAGGAAACTACGCACAGCGCGTTGGTGCCGGTGCTCCTGTTTATCTGGCCGCTGTGCTCGAGTATCTCACCGCTGAAATCCTGGAGTTGGCTGGAAACGCCGCTCGGGACAACAAGAAGACTCGTATCATTCCCCGTCACCTGCAGCTGGCAGTGCGGAACGACGAGGAGTTGAACAAACTCTTGGGTGGAGTGACCATCGCTCAGGGTGGTGTGCTGCCCAACATCCAGGCTGTGCTGCTGCCCAAGAAGACCGAGAAACCCGCCAAGAAGTAA